The Breoghania sp. genome has a segment encoding these proteins:
- a CDS encoding TRAP transporter small permease, protein MVKPAKGLAPQLEQRVGRVIEFITRWLAIGGGLALVALTTVTCLSVIGRELSGYVPFFGPIQGDFELVEAGCAFAIFAFLPWCQMRRGHVTVDIFVQPLGPRGLAGLSLVGNVILTACALLIAVKLGEGLIDKRSYSETTFILQMPVWWGYAVALVGAWVFVLASAFTVWRSLNEMLGDGERA, encoded by the coding sequence ATGGTCAAACCGGCCAAGGGGTTGGCGCCGCAGCTGGAGCAGCGCGTCGGCCGCGTTATTGAATTCATCACGCGTTGGCTCGCGATCGGCGGCGGTCTGGCGCTTGTTGCGTTGACAACGGTGACCTGCCTGAGCGTGATCGGGCGCGAATTGTCGGGTTACGTGCCGTTTTTCGGTCCCATTCAAGGGGATTTCGAGCTCGTTGAGGCCGGATGCGCCTTCGCGATCTTTGCCTTCCTGCCATGGTGTCAGATGCGGCGCGGCCATGTGACGGTGGACATCTTTGTCCAGCCGCTTGGCCCGCGTGGGCTTGCCGGGCTGTCTCTGGTCGGCAACGTCATTCTGACCGCTTGTGCGTTACTGATCGCCGTCAAGCTCGGCGAGGGGCTGATCGACAAGCGCTCCTATTCGGAAACGACCTTCATTCTTCAGATGCCCGTCTGGTGGGGCTATGCGGTGGCGCTCGTCGGCGCCTGGGTCTTCGTTCTGGCCTCCGCCTTCACCGTCTGGCGCAGCCTCAATGAAATGTTGGGTGATGGGGAGCGCGCCTGA
- a CDS encoding TRAP transporter substrate-binding protein, protein MFRKIAIAGCIAVGAFALAASAQAQDVTLKVHHFLSPQSPVPKYFIGPWAEKVEKESGGRIKVQIFPTMQLGGKPPSLYDQARDGVVDIVWTLTGYTPGRFPKSEAFELPFIAGKGAATSEAAWDYYDKNLRDEFKDVNVIAAFVHGPGLVHANKPVEKLEDMKGLKLRGPTRMANMLLEKLGAIPVGMPVPAVPEALSKHVIDGAVVPWEVSVPLRIPELVHHHTGFSGSRGLYTAFMVFAMNKSRYEGLPDDLKKIIDNNSGREASRLAGLAMDKGDMAGPPALEKLGDKQTILDEAETQRWKDAAKDIEAAWIAEMNAKGIDGAKLVEDAKAAIGTYVDDEKPVYEF, encoded by the coding sequence ATGTTCAGAAAAATCGCGATCGCGGGCTGCATTGCGGTCGGTGCGTTCGCTCTCGCCGCTTCCGCACAGGCGCAGGACGTGACGCTCAAGGTTCATCACTTCCTTTCGCCGCAGTCGCCAGTTCCGAAATACTTCATCGGTCCGTGGGCGGAGAAGGTGGAAAAGGAATCCGGTGGGCGCATCAAAGTCCAGATTTTCCCCACCATGCAGCTCGGCGGCAAGCCGCCCTCGCTCTACGATCAGGCCCGCGACGGTGTCGTGGATATCGTCTGGACCCTGACCGGATATACGCCCGGCCGTTTCCCGAAGTCGGAGGCCTTTGAGCTTCCCTTTATCGCCGGCAAGGGGGCTGCGACCTCCGAGGCCGCATGGGACTATTACGACAAGAACCTTCGCGACGAGTTCAAGGATGTGAACGTTATCGCGGCCTTTGTTCATGGTCCCGGCCTGGTTCACGCGAACAAGCCGGTTGAGAAGCTTGAGGACATGAAGGGCCTGAAGCTGCGCGGTCCCACGCGCATGGCCAACATGCTGCTTGAAAAACTCGGTGCCATCCCGGTCGGGATGCCGGTTCCGGCCGTTCCGGAGGCGCTGTCCAAGCACGTCATCGATGGCGCGGTCGTACCGTGGGAGGTTTCCGTTCCGCTGCGCATTCCGGAGCTGGTCCACCACCACACCGGCTTCTCTGGCTCTCGTGGCCTGTACACCGCCTTCATGGTCTTTGCGATGAACAAGAGCCGGTACGAAGGCCTGCCGGACGACCTGAAGAAAATCATCGATAACAATTCCGGCCGCGAAGCCTCGCGTCTTGCCGGTCTTGCCATGGACAAGGGCGACATGGCCGGTCCCCCGGCGCTTGAGAAGTTGGGCGACAAGCAGACCATTCTTGATGAGGCGGAGACGCAGCGTTGGAAAGATGCTGCCAAGGACATCGAGGCGGCATGGATCGCGGAGATGAACGCCAAGGGAATTGACGGCGCCAAGCTGGTCGAGGACGCCAAGGCGGCAATCGGCACCTATGTGGACGATGAGAAACCCGTCTACGAGTTCTGA
- the puuE gene encoding allantoinase PuuE, translating to MTEYPRDMIGYGRHTPDPRWPDGARIAVQFVINCEEGGENNILHGDAASEAFLSEIVGAQPWPGQRHMNMESIYEYGSRAGFWRLWRMFTQRNVPVTVYGVATALQRNPEAVAAMKEADWEIASHGLKWVEFKDMPIEEERASIAEAIRLHTEVTGERPLGFYQGRSSENTIPLAMEEGGFVYLSDAYADDLPYWIAGPNRPQLIVPYTLDTNDMRFATPQGFNCGDQFFSYLKDSFDTLYAEGIEGQAKMLNIGLHCRLVGRPGRAAALARFIDYVKGHHKVWIARRIDIARHWHEHHSPGA from the coding sequence ATGACCGAATATCCGCGTGACATGATTGGATACGGGCGCCACACACCCGATCCGCGCTGGCCCGATGGCGCGCGGATCGCCGTGCAATTCGTGATCAACTGCGAGGAAGGCGGCGAGAACAACATCCTACATGGTGACGCAGCCTCCGAGGCCTTCCTGTCGGAAATCGTCGGTGCCCAGCCATGGCCTGGTCAGCGCCACATGAACATGGAATCAATATACGAATACGGCTCGCGTGCCGGGTTCTGGCGGCTGTGGCGCATGTTCACGCAGCGCAATGTGCCGGTCACCGTTTATGGCGTCGCCACCGCACTCCAGCGCAATCCGGAAGCCGTGGCCGCCATGAAGGAGGCCGACTGGGAAATCGCCTCCCACGGGCTCAAGTGGGTAGAGTTTAAGGACATGCCCATCGAGGAGGAACGCGCCAGCATCGCAGAAGCGATCCGCCTCCACACGGAAGTTACCGGCGAACGTCCGCTCGGCTTCTATCAGGGCCGAAGCTCTGAAAACACCATTCCGCTGGCCATGGAGGAGGGAGGCTTCGTCTATCTCTCCGACGCCTATGCGGACGATCTTCCTTATTGGATCGCTGGACCCAATCGCCCGCAGCTCATTGTGCCCTACACGCTCGATACCAATGACATGCGCTTTGCAACCCCGCAGGGATTCAATTGTGGCGACCAGTTCTTCTCCTACCTGAAGGACAGTTTCGACACCCTCTATGCCGAGGGCATTGAGGGGCAGGCGAAGATGCTCAATATCGGGCTTCATTGCCGGCTTGTCGGCCGTCCCGGTCGCGCCGCGGCGCTTGCCCGCTTCATCGATTATGTGAAAGGCCACCACAAGGTCTGGATCGCGCGACGCATCGATATTGCTCGCCATTGGCACGAGCATCACAGCCCCGGCGCGTGA
- a CDS encoding phosphatidylcholine/phosphatidylserine synthase, whose amino-acid sequence MILPNLVTLLALCSGLTAIRMAVEARWDMAIGAIVLAAVLDALDGRVARFLRSTSRFGAELDSLADFVNFGVAPAIILYMWILNELGSFGWITALVFAISMALRLARFNVALDDPKKPAWQANFFTGTPAPAGALVVLLPVYLHQLGVLDRWAEFAPVAVGYTYIVAFLLVSRLPTYSGKRIGMRIRKDIVLPIFVAAVLLVALGASYPFQVLALATVAYLVSIPFAGRSWRMYERADAARAGGGAKADAEAVDQATQAEGADGAGEASPPSTSSTS is encoded by the coding sequence ATGATCCTGCCGAACCTGGTGACCCTGCTGGCGCTCTGCTCAGGCCTCACCGCCATTCGAATGGCGGTGGAGGCCCGTTGGGACATGGCGATTGGTGCAATCGTGCTGGCTGCCGTTCTCGATGCGTTGGATGGACGCGTCGCGCGCTTCCTGCGCTCCACCTCGCGTTTCGGCGCAGAGCTGGACAGCCTCGCCGATTTCGTGAATTTCGGCGTCGCACCCGCGATCATCCTCTACATGTGGATCCTGAACGAGCTGGGGTCCTTCGGCTGGATCACGGCGCTGGTCTTTGCCATTTCCATGGCCCTGCGCCTTGCGCGCTTCAACGTGGCGCTGGATGATCCGAAAAAGCCCGCTTGGCAGGCGAACTTCTTCACCGGCACGCCTGCGCCCGCCGGCGCGCTGGTTGTCCTGTTGCCGGTCTATCTGCATCAGCTCGGTGTGCTGGACCGTTGGGCGGAGTTTGCACCCGTCGCCGTCGGCTATACCTATATCGTGGCATTCCTGCTGGTTTCCCGCCTGCCCACCTATTCCGGCAAGCGCATCGGCATGCGCATTCGCAAGGACATCGTGCTGCCGATCTTCGTGGCGGCCGTGCTGTTGGTGGCGCTGGGGGCAAGCTATCCCTTCCAGGTGCTTGCACTGGCGACCGTGGCCTATCTGGTTTCCATTCCCTTCGCGGGACGCTCCTGGCGCATGTATGAGCGCGCAGATGCCGCGCGAGCAGGGGGCGGAGCAAAAGCCGATGCCGAAGCCGTCGATCAGGCGACCCAGGCAGAGGGTGCCGATGGAGCCGGGGAAGCGTCCCCGCCCTCGACGTCATCCACATCGTGA